A single region of the Bacteroidota bacterium genome encodes:
- a CDS encoding class I SAM-dependent methyltransferase, protein MENITTCLICGNNSFTNLHTCKDFVATGQNFTIQQCSNCSFVFTNPRPSVDEIAPYYQSDKYVSHAGKKEGLGIMYKIYDIVRNFSIQSKLNLIKTYNSNGKLMDLGCGLGYFLHGVIQDKTFDAVGVDVSDEAISYVKEKFGYNVVNENKLDTFPKESFDVITQWHVLEHVHFLNERMVELHHLLKQNGTMFIAVPNSNSWDSKHYKEYWDGFDVPRHLYHFNTKSFNLLMQKHGFKIVAKKPLWFDAPYISMRSEIHKGNNMSMLRGSISGLISNTRAIFNKEYSSILFVVKKV, encoded by the coding sequence ATGGAAAATATTACAACCTGTTTAATTTGTGGCAATAACAGCTTTACGAACCTTCATACTTGTAAAGACTTTGTGGCTACAGGTCAAAATTTTACTATACAACAATGCAGCAATTGCAGCTTTGTATTTACTAATCCACGACCTTCCGTTGATGAAATAGCTCCCTATTACCAATCAGATAAATATGTTTCCCATGCAGGAAAAAAAGAAGGCTTGGGTATCATGTACAAAATATACGATATAGTTAGAAATTTTAGTATCCAATCCAAACTAAACCTTATTAAAACATATAATTCCAACGGTAAACTAATGGATTTAGGATGTGGCTTAGGTTATTTTTTACATGGTGTTATCCAGGACAAAACTTTTGATGCCGTTGGTGTTGATGTAAGCGATGAAGCCATCAGTTATGTAAAAGAAAAATTTGGTTACAACGTAGTCAACGAAAATAAGTTAGATACATTTCCTAAGGAATCATTCGATGTAATTACACAATGGCATGTATTGGAACATGTTCATTTCTTAAATGAAAGAATGGTTGAATTGCATCATTTACTAAAACAAAACGGAACTATGTTTATTGCAGTACCAAACTCCAATAGTTGGGATAGCAAACATTACAAAGAATACTGGGATGGCTTTGATGTACCACGTCATTTATACCACTTCAATACAAAAAGTTTTAACCTGTTAATGCAAAAACACGGGTTTAAAATAGTAGCTAAAAAACCGTTGTGGTTTGATGCGCCATACATTTCCATGAGAAGTGAAATTCATAAAGGAAATAATATGTCAATGTTGAGAGGCTCAATTAGTGGATTAATCTCTAATACACGAGCTATTTTTAACAAAGAGTATTCAAGTATACTTTTTGTAGTAAAAAAGGTTTAA
- the mnmG gene encoding tRNA uridine-5-carboxymethylaminomethyl(34) synthesis enzyme MnmG translates to MLDKYDVIVVGAGHAGCEAAAAAANMGSRVLLITMDMNKIAQMSCNPAMGGVAKGQIVREIDALGGYSGIVTDKSTIQFRILNKSKGPAMFSPRAQNDRMLFSQYWREMLEQTPNVDFWQDMVKEIIIKDGKACGVKTGMGMDIYSKSVILTNGTFLNGIIHIGQKQFGGGRIAEKSATGITEQLVQLGFESGRMKTGTPPRVDGRSLNYELMERQEGDENPGKFSYSNVTSSVTNQRPCWVTYTNESVHEILRTGFDDSPMYAGRIKGLGPRYCPSIEDKINRFAERDRHQIFVEPEGWNTVEIYVNGFSTSLPEQVQLKAMKLIPGFENVKMFRPGYAIEYDFFPPTQLKLTLETHLIQNLYFAGQINGTTGYEEAACQGLMAGINAHNKLNEKPDFILKRNEAYIGVLIDDLVNKGTDEPYRMFTSRAEYRIMLRQDNADVRLTKLGHSIGLASDERLKNVESKIAESNKIIDFFKKTSITPSEANPMLTALNTAEIPQNYKLIQLLSRPQIDLDTMINSLPIVQNFMQGFNQEAMIQAEILMKYEGYLEKEQLMVEKMNKLENVSINSDFDFKAIHNLSSEAKEKLTKQKPMTLGQAARISGISPSDISVLMVHLGR, encoded by the coding sequence ATGTTAGATAAATACGATGTGATTGTTGTAGGGGCAGGGCATGCAGGTTGTGAGGCCGCTGCTGCTGCTGCAAATATGGGAAGTAGGGTTTTGCTCATTACCATGGATATGAATAAAATAGCTCAAATGAGCTGTAACCCGGCCATGGGGGGAGTTGCAAAAGGACAGATAGTTAGAGAAATAGATGCGCTTGGGGGTTATTCTGGTATTGTAACAGATAAGTCAACTATTCAATTCAGAATACTGAATAAATCAAAAGGGCCGGCTATGTTTAGTCCACGGGCTCAGAATGACAGAATGTTATTTTCACAATACTGGCGTGAAATGCTAGAGCAAACACCAAATGTTGACTTCTGGCAAGATATGGTGAAAGAAATCATTATAAAAGATGGTAAGGCTTGTGGTGTTAAAACCGGAATGGGAATGGATATCTATTCAAAATCTGTTATTCTTACCAATGGTACATTCTTAAATGGTATTATACATATTGGGCAAAAACAATTTGGAGGAGGCAGAATAGCTGAGAAATCGGCTACAGGCATTACAGAACAACTGGTTCAGTTAGGGTTTGAAAGTGGCAGAATGAAAACCGGAACACCACCCAGAGTAGATGGAAGAAGCCTCAATTATGAACTAATGGAAAGGCAAGAAGGAGATGAAAATCCCGGCAAGTTTTCTTATAGCAATGTAACTTCATCTGTAACCAATCAAAGACCTTGTTGGGTAACCTATACCAATGAAAGCGTTCATGAAATATTAAGAACCGGCTTTGATGATTCTCCTATGTATGCAGGCAGGATAAAAGGATTAGGCCCTAGATATTGCCCCTCAATAGAGGATAAAATTAATCGATTTGCCGAAAGAGACAGACACCAGATCTTTGTGGAACCTGAAGGCTGGAACACAGTAGAAATATATGTAAATGGTTTCTCAACTTCGCTTCCTGAACAAGTTCAGTTAAAAGCGATGAAACTTATTCCTGGCTTTGAAAATGTTAAAATGTTTAGACCCGGTTATGCAATTGAGTATGATTTTTTTCCACCTACTCAATTAAAGCTAACACTTGAAACACACTTAATTCAAAACTTATATTTTGCGGGGCAAATAAATGGAACAACAGGATATGAAGAAGCTGCATGCCAAGGATTAATGGCAGGTATAAATGCACACAATAAATTAAACGAAAAACCTGATTTTATACTAAAGCGTAATGAAGCATACATAGGTGTTTTAATAGATGATTTGGTTAACAAAGGAACTGATGAACCATACAGAATGTTTACTTCCAGAGCAGAATACAGAATTATGTTACGTCAGGATAATGCTGATGTAAGATTAACTAAACTGGGCCATTCAATAGGTTTGGCCAGCGATGAAAGATTGAAAAATGTAGAATCGAAAATTGCTGAATCAAATAAAATTATAGACTTCTTTAAGAAAACATCCATTACGCCAAGCGAAGCAAATCCAATGCTTACAGCATTAAATACAGCTGAAATTCCACAAAATTATAAGCTAATACAGTTACTAAGTCGCCCACAAATTGATTTAGACACTATGATTAATTCATTACCTATTGTACAAAATTTCATGCAGGGTTTTAATCAGGAAGCTATGATACAAGCTGAAATATTAATGAAGTATGAAGGCTACCTGGAAAAAGAACAGTTGATGGTTGAAAAAATGAATAAGCTGGAAAATGTTTCTATTAACTCAGACTTTGATTTTAAAGCTATACACAACCTAAGTAGCGAGGCAAAAGAAAAACTAACAAAACAAAAACCTATGACTTTAGGACAGGCAGCACGCATAAGTGGTATTTCTCCTTCTGATATTTCCGTTTTAATGGTACATTTGGGCCGATAA
- the ybeY gene encoding rRNA maturation RNase YbeY, giving the protein MIQFNNIDTSYTIKEKKMLKDWIKYALKKEAFTCSFININICSDKYLLDLNISALQHDYYTDIITFELNDKGEPIEGDLYISIDRIKENAKTEKVTVDKELRRVIIHGVLHLCGYKDKTKQESLTIRGKENYYLKEIESFT; this is encoded by the coding sequence ATGATACAATTTAACAATATAGATACTTCATATACCATTAAAGAAAAAAAGATGTTAAAAGACTGGATTAAGTATGCACTAAAAAAAGAAGCATTTACTTGTTCGTTTATTAATATAAATATCTGTAGTGATAAGTATTTATTAGATTTAAATATAAGCGCGCTTCAACACGACTACTATACTGATATTATAACTTTTGAATTGAATGATAAAGGAGAGCCTATAGAAGGTGACCTATATATTAGTATAGACAGAATAAAGGAGAATGCGAAGACAGAAAAAGTGACCGTTGACAAAGAATTGAGAAGAGTTATTATACACGGTGTATTGCACCTTTGCGGATACAAGGACAAGACGAAACAAGAAAGTTTAACCATCAGGGGAAAAGAAAATTATTACTTAAAAGAGATAGAAAGTTTCACGTGA
- a CDS encoding pitrilysin family protein, translated as MILNRQNPPSIQPIGKYSITEAQNHSLSNGIDLYAINAGNESVLKLDIVFNAGIIHQNKKCQANFTAQLLSEGTSKYTAAEIAENLDFFGAYFQAKCNLDDSTITLYCLTKHLDNCLPYVIDVLNDAIFPEEDLSIHKKNSIQKLNVNEQRNSFLVRRAFNQHIFGSDNAYGSFATEEDINTISREDLLSFYHNNYKNGIKYLLVSGLLASDTISIVQKHFDTDSFKPAGIKTIKYTLHKPQSENIFIEKANSVQCSIRVGRKLFNRNHPDFREMQLLNLILGGYFGSRLMKNIREEKGLTYGIYSALEAFQQDAVWYIDTEMNNELVELGVKEILKEIQTLRETLVDEQELQIAKNYLLGSFLRNTEGPFNLADRFRILKDYNLTYDYFYDFIEIIKNMKASQIKDLANKYLNEKDLSIVIVGAKQ; from the coding sequence ATGATATTAAATAGACAAAATCCGCCAAGCATACAGCCAATTGGTAAATATAGCATAACAGAAGCCCAAAACCATAGCTTATCAAATGGTATAGATTTGTATGCAATCAATGCAGGAAATGAGTCTGTTTTAAAATTAGATATTGTTTTCAATGCAGGTATTATCCATCAAAATAAAAAATGCCAGGCCAACTTTACAGCCCAATTATTAAGCGAAGGAACCAGTAAATATACAGCGGCTGAAATTGCTGAAAATCTAGACTTTTTTGGAGCTTATTTTCAAGCCAAATGTAACCTTGATGATAGTACAATTACCCTTTACTGCTTAACAAAACACCTTGATAATTGCCTGCCATATGTAATAGACGTTTTAAACGATGCTATATTTCCTGAAGAAGATTTAAGTATTCATAAAAAAAACAGCATTCAAAAGTTAAATGTAAATGAGCAAAGAAATTCCTTTTTAGTAAGACGAGCATTTAATCAGCATATTTTTGGAAGCGATAATGCCTATGGCTCTTTTGCTACCGAAGAAGATATCAATACTATCAGCCGTGAGGACTTGCTTAGTTTTTACCATAATAACTATAAAAATGGAATCAAATATTTATTGGTATCAGGGCTATTAGCCAGTGATACGATAAGTATTGTTCAAAAGCATTTCGATACTGATTCTTTTAAACCTGCGGGTATTAAAACCATAAAATATACTCTTCACAAACCACAAAGTGAAAACATATTTATTGAAAAAGCCAACTCTGTTCAATGTTCAATAAGAGTTGGAAGAAAGCTTTTCAATAGAAATCATCCGGATTTCAGAGAAATGCAATTACTTAATCTCATTCTTGGAGGCTATTTTGGTTCGCGTTTAATGAAAAACATACGCGAAGAAAAAGGTTTAACCTACGGTATATACTCGGCTTTAGAAGCCTTTCAACAAGATGCAGTATGGTACATTGATACAGAAATGAACAATGAGTTGGTTGAATTAGGCGTAAAGGAAATACTAAAAGAAATACAAACGTTAAGAGAAACGCTGGTGGATGAACAGGAACTACAAATAGCAAAAAACTATTTACTCGGTTCTTTTCTAAGAAACACAGAAGGGCCTTTTAATTTGGCTGACAGGTTTAGAATACTTAAGGACTATAATCTTACCTATGATTATTTTTATGACTTTATTGAAATAATAAAAAATATGAAAGCAAGTCAAATTAAAGATTTGGCAAATAAATACCTTAACGAAAAAGACTTAAGCATCGTTATTGTTGGAGCCAAGCAATAA
- a CDS encoding pitrilysin family protein, giving the protein MINYNQFKLSNGLTVIHHFDDSTQLCVLNILYNVGSKHEDPNKTGFAHLFEHLMFGGSVNIEDFDEELQNAGGESNAFTSNDITNYYLTLPAHNIETGFWLESDRMLSLDFSQESLDIQRNVVIEEFKERYLNQPYGDVWLKILPLAYKVHPYAWPTIGKEIKHIEDANLEDVKAFFKNFYSPNNAVLVVAGNIDLTTCKNLAEKWFEPIPGQNLNMPNYQQEPKQTEARFETIHADVPLDMIVKAYHMPARKDQAYYAADMLTDILGNGKSSRFYTELVKKQNLFSELDAYISGDVEAGLLLIEGKPSKGVSMEIAEQAINVEIEKFISNGLLPNELEKIKNKTETNIEFNNMGALNRAMKLAYAWVLEDVDLVNNEAQMYLNVKDDDIIQVAKKIFNPNNCSTLYYLAKQNDIK; this is encoded by the coding sequence TTGATCAACTATAATCAATTTAAATTATCTAACGGACTTACAGTTATTCATCATTTTGATGACAGTACACAACTCTGTGTATTAAATATTTTATACAATGTTGGTTCCAAACACGAAGACCCCAACAAAACCGGTTTTGCTCACTTGTTTGAGCATTTAATGTTTGGCGGCTCCGTAAATATTGAAGATTTTGATGAAGAGCTTCAAAACGCAGGTGGCGAAAGCAATGCTTTTACAAGCAACGATATTACCAACTATTACCTTACACTTCCGGCACATAATATTGAAACCGGCTTTTGGCTGGAAAGCGACAGAATGCTAAGTTTAGACTTTAGCCAAGAAAGTCTGGACATACAAAGAAACGTAGTAATAGAAGAATTTAAAGAGCGTTATTTAAACCAACCCTATGGAGATGTTTGGTTAAAAATATTGCCATTGGCTTATAAAGTTCATCCATATGCATGGCCAACAATTGGCAAAGAAATTAAGCATATTGAAGATGCCAATTTAGAAGATGTGAAAGCTTTTTTTAAAAACTTTTATAGTCCTAACAATGCAGTTTTAGTCGTTGCCGGAAATATAGATTTAACCACATGTAAAAACCTTGCAGAAAAATGGTTTGAACCAATTCCTGGTCAAAATTTAAACATGCCAAACTACCAGCAAGAACCAAAGCAAACAGAAGCAAGATTTGAAACTATCCATGCCGATGTGCCACTTGATATGATTGTTAAAGCATACCATATGCCTGCCCGAAAAGATCAGGCATATTATGCAGCCGATATGCTAACAGATATTTTAGGAAATGGTAAATCATCGCGTTTTTATACAGAACTAGTAAAAAAACAAAACCTGTTTAGTGAGCTAGATGCTTACATAAGTGGGGATGTAGAGGCTGGTTTACTGCTCATCGAAGGGAAGCCTAGCAAAGGGGTTAGCATGGAGATTGCAGAACAAGCTATTAATGTAGAAATAGAAAAATTCATTTCAAATGGCCTTTTGCCAAATGAATTAGAAAAAATAAAAAATAAGACCGAAACAAATATTGAGTTTAACAACATGGGTGCCCTTAATAGGGCCATGAAATTAGCTTATGCGTGGGTGCTTGAAGATGTGGATTTAGTAAATAACGAAGCCCAAATGTATCTGAATGTAAAGGATGACGATATTATTCAAGTTGCAAAAAAAATATTCAATCCCAACAATTGTTCAACCCTTTATTACCTAGCAAAACAAAATGATATTAAATAG
- a CDS encoding NAD(P)/FAD-dependent oxidoreductase, which produces MDYQYQSMQAPHLIIIGGGFAGLELIKKLNKKPIKVTVLDKNNYFNFQPLMYQVASGGLGPDAIAYPLRKIIGSMPNIAFRMAEVEEILPEKNEIKTNIGEFHYDYLCIATGAQTNFFGNAELEKYSMQLKSIPDALDLRSDILQEFEKALSESKTGDIERFLNFVIVGAGPTGVETAGSLAEIKKNVIPADYKEIDASKMQVHLIEAAPRVLAAMSEISSKKAQQFLEELGVHVQVNTAVQNYDVQSGNLTLSNGSVLKTDTVIWSAGVKGKTIPGIPADLIVRGNRYKVDAFNRIETLKNVFAIGDIAYMTSDTAFPNGHPMVGTVAQQQGVLLGKNLLKLIDNKELKPYKYFNLGSMATIGRHKAVFEIFGIKMQGYIAWLGWMFIHLMLLVGFRNRLVVFLNWMWNYVSYQRAIRIITRPFIPKK; this is translated from the coding sequence ATGGATTATCAGTATCAAAGTATGCAGGCACCGCATCTTATTATCATTGGTGGTGGCTTTGCAGGTTTAGAGTTAATCAAAAAACTCAATAAGAAACCGATTAAAGTTACGGTTCTCGACAAAAATAATTATTTCAATTTTCAACCTTTAATGTATCAGGTAGCTTCCGGTGGTTTGGGCCCCGATGCTATTGCTTATCCGCTTCGAAAAATTATAGGCAGTATGCCCAATATAGCTTTCAGAATGGCTGAAGTGGAAGAGATATTACCTGAAAAGAATGAAATAAAAACAAATATTGGTGAGTTTCATTACGACTATTTGTGTATAGCCACAGGAGCTCAAACCAATTTTTTTGGCAATGCTGAATTGGAAAAATACAGCATGCAGCTGAAGTCAATTCCTGATGCTTTGGACCTACGCAGTGATATTTTACAGGAGTTTGAAAAGGCATTGAGTGAAAGTAAAACGGGCGATATTGAACGGTTTTTAAATTTTGTAATAGTGGGTGCCGGGCCAACTGGTGTAGAAACAGCGGGTTCTTTAGCTGAAATAAAAAAGAATGTAATTCCTGCGGATTACAAGGAAATAGATGCCAGTAAAATGCAAGTGCATTTAATTGAAGCCGCTCCAAGAGTTTTAGCAGCTATGAGCGAAATTTCATCGAAAAAAGCACAACAGTTTTTGGAAGAATTAGGCGTTCATGTACAGGTGAATACTGCAGTACAGAATTATGATGTGCAAAGCGGGAATTTAACTTTAAGCAATGGAAGTGTTTTAAAAACGGATACGGTAATTTGGAGTGCGGGGGTAAAGGGAAAAACAATTCCCGGTATACCGGCTGATTTAATAGTTAGGGGCAACAGGTATAAAGTGGATGCTTTTAACAGAATAGAAACGCTAAAAAATGTTTTTGCCATAGGTGATATTGCTTATATGACAAGCGATACCGCTTTTCCAAACGGGCATCCAATGGTTGGAACTGTAGCGCAGCAACAGGGAGTTTTGTTGGGTAAAAATTTACTTAAATTAATAGACAACAAAGAGCTAAAACCATACAAATATTTTAACCTGGGTAGTATGGCTACCATTGGCAGACATAAAGCTGTTTTTGAAATTTTTGGAATAAAAATGCAGGGTTATATAGCTTGGCTTGGTTGGATGTTTATTCATTTAATGTTGTTGGTAGGTTTTAGGAACAGGCTGGTTGTTTTTTTAAATTGGATGTGGAACTATGTAAGTTATCAGCGTGCTATTAGAATTATTACCAGGCCCTTTATACCCAAAAAATAA
- a CDS encoding GNAT family protein translates to MEKLNMEVFDKFPVLKTKRLTLREIRKEDAKRIYDMRSNGRVNAFIARPEMDKHEDALRLAERTIEAYNNKQAIGWAGILRDNNEIIGTCGFNSIDRLNLRAEIGGEMATEYWGKHIAIEAVIAIIQFGLEEMNLHSIEAKVSPDNRGAIALMEQIGFKKEAHYKDRIYFKERFSDMAVFTLLKGNEQYDF, encoded by the coding sequence ATGGAAAAGCTTAATATGGAAGTGTTTGACAAGTTCCCGGTGCTTAAAACAAAGCGGTTAACACTTAGAGAAATAAGAAAAGAAGATGCTAAACGTATTTATGATATGCGTTCGAATGGGCGTGTGAATGCATTTATAGCCAGGCCTGAAATGGATAAGCACGAAGATGCATTGCGTTTAGCTGAACGCACCATTGAAGCTTACAATAACAAACAAGCCATTGGCTGGGCCGGTATATTGAGAGATAACAATGAAATTATAGGAACATGCGGATTTAATAGTATTGACAGGTTAAATTTACGGGCAGAAATTGGTGGAGAAATGGCTACCGAATATTGGGGTAAACATATAGCCATAGAAGCGGTTATAGCTATTATACAATTTGGTTTGGAAGAAATGAATTTGCATAGTATTGAGGCGAAGGTATCGCCTGATAATAGAGGCGCTATAGCTTTAATGGAACAGATTGGTTTTAAGAAAGAAGCTCACTATAAGGATCGTATTTATTTTAAAGAAAGGTTTTCAGATATGGCTGTTTTCACGTTGTTAAAAGGGAATGAACAATATGATTTCTAA
- a CDS encoding MmcQ/YjbR family DNA-binding protein translates to MISNEQFKKYALSFAEVEEAPHFEHKAYKVKKKIFATHNAIERRCCVKLTPEEQSMLCLVDPKIIYPVPNKFGKQGWTLVNLKLVNKEILMGVLIAAYCTVAPPKLAAVYLNEGE, encoded by the coding sequence ATGATTTCTAACGAACAGTTTAAAAAATATGCTCTATCATTTGCCGAAGTAGAAGAGGCACCACATTTTGAGCATAAAGCATATAAGGTAAAGAAAAAGATATTTGCAACCCACAATGCCATTGAGCGCAGGTGTTGTGTTAAATTAACTCCGGAAGAGCAATCAATGCTTTGTTTGGTAGATCCTAAAATTATTTACCCGGTACCTAATAAATTTGGCAAGCAGGGATGGACTTTGGTTAACCTGAAACTGGTTAATAAGGAGATTTTAATGGGTGTTTTAATAGCAGCTTATTGTACTGTTGCTCCGCCAAAGCTGGCAGCAGTTTATTTAAATGAAGGAGAATAA
- a CDS encoding phospholipase D-like domain-containing protein — translation MLQRKLGIYPYRYGNRLTLIESGHLFFDKLVDLIESAKEEIHFQLYIFEPDATGRIIADLLIKAAARGVKIYVVLDAYGSKNFNETWQEEFRKAGIAFYFYSPIKFGNYLHMGMRLHHKIICVDKRHALVGGINVSNNYSQYTDEAPWLDFAVFIEGSVIIDLLQICYSVLRTVRKEEKHFWRKIKVVEKVTESEPIKARVLQNNWLQAKFGISRQYKQKIRAAEKQITLVVSYFIPPISLKRILKKASKRGVQVNLILGAVSDVGLVKHASQYFYADMLKSGIRLFEWNKSVLHGKLALVDSDWMCIGSYNLNHLSDFGSIECNIEVFDDVFCQQSQSAIDEIIAKGCSKIELSQFNPGFMKWRFWYNALCYFAVRLLLGTMFFLQHRHLKKNKYKSMV, via the coding sequence ATGTTACAAAGAAAACTAGGTATTTACCCGTATCGTTATGGTAACCGTTTAACGTTAATAGAAAGTGGGCACTTATTTTTCGATAAATTAGTGGATTTGATTGAGTCGGCAAAAGAAGAAATTCACTTTCAGCTATATATTTTTGAACCTGATGCTACCGGGCGTATTATTGCTGATTTGCTGATAAAAGCAGCTGCAAGAGGTGTTAAAATTTATGTGGTACTTGATGCCTATGGAAGTAAGAATTTTAATGAAACCTGGCAAGAAGAATTTAGAAAAGCCGGGATAGCATTTTACTTTTATTCGCCTATAAAATTTGGTAATTATTTGCATATGGGTATGCGTTTGCACCATAAAATAATTTGTGTTGATAAGCGGCATGCTTTAGTTGGGGGCATTAATGTTTCAAACAATTACAGCCAATATACCGATGAAGCGCCCTGGCTTGATTTTGCTGTATTTATAGAAGGGAGTGTTATTATTGATTTGCTGCAAATTTGCTATAGTGTTTTACGTACGGTAAGAAAAGAAGAAAAACATTTTTGGCGTAAAATAAAAGTTGTTGAGAAAGTTACTGAAAGTGAGCCAATAAAAGCACGGGTATTACAAAATAACTGGCTACAAGCTAAATTTGGCATTTCGCGCCAGTATAAACAGAAAATAAGGGCAGCAGAAAAACAAATAACGTTAGTGGTTAGCTATTTTATTCCACCCATTTCGTTGAAGAGAATTTTAAAAAAGGCATCTAAAAGAGGGGTACAGGTCAATTTAATTTTAGGCGCGGTTTCGGATGTAGGTTTGGTAAAACACGCAAGCCAATATTTTTATGCTGATATGTTAAAATCCGGTATCAGGCTTTTTGAATGGAATAAAAGTGTATTGCATGGTAAACTCGCCTTGGTTGATAGCGACTGGATGTGCATTGGATCATATAATTTAAACCACTTAAGTGACTTTGGAAGTATTGAGTGCAATATAGAAGTTTTTGATGATGTGTTTTGTCAACAATCGCAATCGGCAATAGATGAAATAATCGCAAAAGGGTGTTCCAAAATTGAATTGTCGCAATTTAACCCAGGCTTTATGAAATGGAGGTTTTGGTACAATGCGCTGTGTTATTTTGCCGTTCGCTTACTTTTGGGGACTATGTTTTTTTTACAACACAGGCATTTAAAAAAGAACAAATATAAAAGCATGGTTTAA
- a CDS encoding citrate (Si)-synthase, eukaryotic, whose product MGNLKNKFAEKALPLAVEIRNFVKENGNVVLGNFTVEDVYAGQKGIIGLLTETSLLDSNEGIRFRGYTIPELRQLLPKVPGGTEPLPEGLFYLMLLGELPTYDDVLAIQADWATRAEVPAHVFAALDALPLTTHPMTQFSIAINALQTESVFAKAYKDGINKKDYWDYTYEDVCTLLARLPIVAAYIYRRTYKNNEHIAADPKLDWAGNFAHMLGYDQNEFYKLMRLYLVIHADHEGGNVSAHTTHLVGSALSDPYLSLAAAMNGLAGPLHGLANQEVIRWIKDMQEEIGHEPTEEQIASYIHKTLTEGKVVPGYGHAVLRKTDPRFTAQQEFAKTYMPDDQLVNIVWKIYKVAPPILENTGKIKNPWPNVDAHSGALLLHYGFAEYEFYTVLFGVSRALGVMASLLWDRALGLPLERPKSVTYEWLKNTVAAKKATS is encoded by the coding sequence ATGGGTAACTTAAAGAACAAATTTGCAGAAAAAGCGCTTCCATTAGCGGTAGAGATTAGAAATTTTGTTAAAGAAAATGGAAATGTGGTTCTCGGCAATTTTACAGTAGAAGATGTATATGCAGGTCAAAAAGGAATTATTGGTTTATTAACCGAAACCTCTTTGTTAGATTCAAATGAAGGTATCCGTTTCAGAGGTTATACAATTCCGGAGTTACGCCAATTATTACCAAAAGTACCGGGAGGAACAGAACCATTACCGGAAGGTCTTTTCTATTTAATGTTACTGGGCGAATTACCAACTTACGATGATGTATTAGCCATTCAGGCAGATTGGGCAACAAGAGCAGAAGTACCTGCACACGTATTTGCAGCATTGGATGCTTTGCCTTTAACTACCCACCCAATGACCCAGTTTTCAATAGCCATTAATGCATTACAAACAGAATCTGTTTTTGCTAAAGCATACAAAGATGGTATTAACAAAAAAGACTATTGGGATTATACTTACGAAGACGTTTGTACATTATTAGCCCGCTTACCAATAGTAGCAGCTTATATTTACCGTAGAACTTATAAAAACAATGAGCATATTGCTGCCGATCCTAAATTAGATTGGGCCGGAAACTTTGCCCACATGTTAGGTTACGACCAAAACGAGTTTTACAAACTAATGCGTTTATATCTGGTAATTCATGCTGACCATGAAGGAGGAAACGTATCAGCGCATACCACACATTTAGTTGGTTCAGCTTTATCAGATCCATATTTGTCATTAGCAGCAGCTATGAACGGTCTTGCAGGTCCATTACACGGATTAGCTAATCAGGAAGTAATCCGTTGGATAAAAGACATGCAGGAAGAAATTGGTCACGAACCAACCGAAGAACAAATTGCATCATATATTCATAAAACCTTAACCGAAGGAAAAGTAGTACCGGGTTATGGCCACGCAGTATTGCGTAAAACAGATCCTCGTTTCACAGCACAACAAGAATTTGCTAAAACTTACATGCCGGACGACCAATTGGTAAACATAGTTTGGAAAATATATAAAGTTGCCCCTCCTATTTTAGAAAACACCGGTAAAATTAAAAACCCTTGGCCAAACGTAGATGCGCATTCAGGTGCGCTATTATTACACTATGGTTTTGCTGAGTATGAATTTTACACTGTTTTATTCGGTGTAAGCCGTGCTTTAGGTGTAATGGCATCTCTCTTATGGGACAGAGCATTAGGGTTACCTTTAGAGCGTCCTAAATCAGTTACCTATGAATGGTTAAAAAACACAGTTGCTGCTAAAAAAGCAACATCGTAA